The Pricia mediterranea genome includes a window with the following:
- a CDS encoding RagB/SusD family nutrient uptake outer membrane protein — MKKYMILASILFLFSCGEKELNLLPLDRVTTDSFYKTRGDFDGALFASYSSIQDFWGISAETLGENGEFWKISVVITDDAAADTELADGVSQDIDLLQIRSSDVPYGAVYSQIYEGIYRANLVLTNLDSENELTEADKTILEAEAKFLRAWFHFQALKLFGTPPLALEINTDLNNLALPNASQDELYASILDDFATAAAGLPEDWGSADRGRATAWAAKSYIGKVNVWKEDWPAAITALADVVENGPYMLMPNYADNFNYDTENNMESIFEIQFGGPFSDDNIWVFDDTHSENFKASQGSTRSYHWGAANGAPGGKRGWFIPSQDLVDAYEPGDVRAEETYYEDGDMYYVWSNQMTQELPYNPEWSSNGLSGKKYLGEYNAVGANRSPNEAADFNNERWFRFAELKLLYAEALIEGGGDQAIAKQQIDDIRVRAGLPILTPDRDLTEAMRQEKRIELALEPHRWFDITRWGIGPDIFGSAWSENYNVFPFPLTEIDRSDGLLKQNPGY, encoded by the coding sequence ATGAAAAAATATATGATTCTTGCAAGCATTCTATTCCTATTTTCTTGCGGGGAAAAAGAATTAAATCTATTGCCGTTGGATAGGGTGACCACAGACTCTTTCTATAAGACCAGAGGCGATTTTGATGGTGCCCTGTTCGCTTCCTATTCCTCCATTCAGGATTTCTGGGGAATCAGTGCCGAAACATTGGGCGAAAATGGGGAATTCTGGAAAATTTCTGTGGTAATAACCGATGACGCGGCGGCCGATACAGAGCTTGCCGACGGAGTTTCCCAAGATATCGATTTACTGCAAATTCGATCGAGCGATGTTCCGTATGGAGCGGTCTATTCGCAAATTTACGAGGGTATCTACCGTGCCAATCTGGTTTTGACAAATCTGGACAGCGAAAACGAGTTGACCGAGGCGGATAAGACAATTTTGGAGGCAGAGGCCAAGTTTTTAAGGGCCTGGTTCCATTTTCAGGCCTTAAAACTCTTTGGAACCCCGCCCTTGGCCCTGGAAATAAACACCGACCTGAATAATCTTGCATTGCCCAATGCCTCACAAGATGAGCTCTATGCGTCGATACTGGACGATTTTGCGACAGCTGCTGCAGGTCTGCCCGAAGACTGGGGCAGTGCCGACCGTGGAAGGGCCACGGCATGGGCCGCCAAATCGTATATCGGAAAGGTGAACGTGTGGAAGGAGGATTGGCCGGCGGCCATAACCGCGCTAGCCGACGTAGTAGAGAATGGCCCCTATATGTTGATGCCAAATTATGCCGACAATTTCAACTATGATACGGAAAACAATATGGAGTCTATTTTCGAGATTCAGTTTGGTGGGCCATTTTCCGACGATAATATTTGGGTTTTCGACGACACCCATTCCGAAAACTTCAAGGCTTCACAAGGCTCTACCCGAAGCTATCATTGGGGTGCCGCGAACGGAGCGCCGGGGGGTAAACGTGGCTGGTTCATTCCGTCTCAAGATTTAGTGGATGCCTATGAACCAGGGGATGTTAGGGCGGAGGAGACCTATTATGAAGATGGCGATATGTACTATGTCTGGTCGAACCAGATGACCCAAGAGTTGCCCTATAACCCTGAATGGTCCTCCAACGGTCTCAGCGGAAAGAAATATCTGGGGGAGTATAACGCGGTCGGCGCGAACCGATCCCCCAATGAAGCAGCCGATTTCAACAACGAGCGTTGGTTCCGTTTCGCCGAACTCAAACTGTTATATGCCGAAGCACTTATTGAAGGCGGAGGCGACCAAGCTATTGCCAAACAGCAAATCGATGACATACGAGTCCGGGCGGGACTTCCCATTCTGACGCCGGATAGAGACCTTACCGAAGCCATGCGGCAAGAAAAACGGATCGAACTTGCCCTTGAGCCCCACCGATGGTTCGACATTACCCGCTGGGGTATTGGCCCGGATATCTTCGGTTCGGCGTGGAGCGAGAATTACAATGTGTTTCCGTTTCCGTTAACGGAAATCGATCGTTCCGACGGTCTTCTGAAACAAAATCCAGGGTATTAG
- a CDS encoding VCBS repeat-containing protein — MLYPPAIKRYYPFLYCCLLMVTATCRDSSDTLFKVHYPDESGIGFVNALDLADSLSILDFEYMYNGAGVALADFDLDGWQDVYFTGNMVENRLYRNLGDSTTGKIGFTFEDITDSAHVGASGWSNGVAIVDIDQNGYPDIYVSRGGPRDTSDNDRANLLFVNQGVVDGKLSFSEEAGKWGLADENYSIQAAFFDYDGDGDVDMYLLNNALVDFDRNTSRPRDLTGNAPSADRLYRNNGNGSFEDVSRSAGILTEGFGLGVQVCDLNTDGWPDVYVSNDFLTDDILYINQGDGTFKNKIGDYMRHLTLNGMGNDIADINNDGLMDVVVLDMLPPDNKRHKLTMPGNTYDRFENAISHGYQPQYIRNTLQLNNGNGSFSEIGQMAGISATEWSWAPLSADFDNDGLNDLFVTNGYRQDITNLDFINYSDQELNMGTEEANREKRLQKLNGLPGIKLPNFLYKNEGSLSFKDISDEAGFSKPTYSNGAAYADFDNDGDLDLVINNVDDPAGLYENRTTTDLTNAYLRFRFKGKAPNLHGLGSQVALYYQGQLQKKYFTPYRGYLSTMEQVLHFGLGPNSEIDSAKVIWPDGKVQRLESLSVNQEVELKYSEAQKSEIPDNPSQKRTLLAKTDSIGLDFKHTENDFADYRIQPLLPHMHSRNGPGLAVADVNGDGLEDLLAGGALNQSTALMIQKEDGTFRADSLTDRNHEDMAALFFDADNDGDQDLYVVSGGTSKSVDDISYQDRMYRNDGYGKFEKVPALPELYESGSVVTASDYDKDGDLDLFVGGRVRPGEYPLTPKSILLKNFSTKDQIYFERDNQPIGATFTELGMVTAALWTDFNDDSWQDLIVVGEFMAIRFFRNDRGKLSEITDSTGLKNTHGWWNSINSGDFDNDGDTDYILGNLGLNSRYMATPEEPLCIYASDFDKNGKIDPVMCRYIDGKNYIAHSRNDLIDQVSAMKGRFRTYSDYANATFEESFTKDEIASAQVFKSETFANSYLENLGDGQFELSELPRSAQIAPMYGSLVGDYNGDNNLDILAVGNFYSGEVFSGRYDASIGWLLAGNGKGGFESVDVLLSGFSVLGDAKGLVRLVTPEKELTIIGINDGQLKTFSRSLKNEWYRMKPNEVSVLIEFKNGRRQKTEFPYGTSYLSQSTRTLSIPPDAVSVKVMDIRGKQIEIRSAQ; from the coding sequence ATGTTATATCCACCGGCGATCAAACGATATTACCCGTTTCTTTATTGTTGCCTACTCATGGTGACGGCTACCTGTAGGGATAGTTCCGACACCCTGTTCAAAGTCCATTATCCCGATGAATCGGGCATCGGGTTTGTCAACGCCCTCGATCTAGCCGACAGTCTTTCCATCCTCGATTTTGAATACATGTACAACGGGGCGGGAGTAGCGCTGGCCGACTTTGATCTTGACGGTTGGCAGGATGTCTACTTTACGGGCAACATGGTTGAAAATCGCCTGTATCGGAATCTGGGCGACAGTACCACCGGCAAGATAGGATTTACCTTTGAGGATATTACGGATTCGGCCCATGTGGGTGCCAGCGGTTGGTCCAATGGCGTCGCTATCGTGGATATCGACCAAAATGGCTATCCCGATATCTATGTCAGCCGTGGCGGTCCGCGCGATACGTCGGACAACGACCGCGCTAATCTGCTGTTCGTCAACCAAGGTGTTGTGGACGGTAAACTCTCCTTTTCCGAGGAAGCGGGGAAATGGGGGTTGGCCGATGAAAACTATTCGATACAAGCCGCTTTTTTCGATTACGATGGCGACGGCGACGTCGACATGTACCTCTTGAACAATGCCCTGGTCGATTTTGACCGCAACACCTCACGACCGAGGGACCTGACCGGAAACGCCCCATCCGCAGACCGACTGTATCGCAACAATGGCAATGGCTCCTTTGAGGACGTATCCCGATCGGCGGGCATCCTTACCGAAGGTTTCGGTCTCGGCGTGCAGGTCTGTGACCTGAATACCGACGGATGGCCGGACGTCTATGTCTCCAACGATTTCCTGACCGACGACATCCTTTATATCAACCAAGGGGACGGTACTTTTAAAAACAAGATCGGCGATTACATGAGGCACCTGACCTTGAACGGAATGGGCAACGATATCGCCGACATCAACAATGATGGGCTTATGGATGTGGTAGTTCTCGATATGCTGCCCCCCGACAACAAACGCCATAAACTGACCATGCCCGGCAACACCTATGACCGGTTTGAGAACGCGATTTCGCACGGATACCAGCCCCAGTATATCCGCAATACCCTGCAATTGAATAACGGCAACGGGTCGTTCAGCGAAATCGGCCAGATGGCCGGAATTTCGGCCACGGAATGGAGCTGGGCTCCCCTGTCTGCGGACTTCGACAACGACGGCCTGAACGACCTTTTCGTCACCAACGGGTATCGTCAAGATATCACCAACCTTGACTTTATAAATTACAGCGACCAAGAACTCAACATGGGCACCGAAGAGGCAAACCGTGAAAAAAGACTGCAGAAACTAAATGGTCTACCAGGCATCAAACTGCCCAATTTTCTGTATAAAAACGAGGGCAGCCTTAGCTTTAAGGATATTAGCGACGAAGCAGGCTTCTCAAAACCCACCTACTCCAACGGGGCAGCCTATGCCGATTTTGACAACGACGGTGATTTAGATCTGGTCATCAACAATGTCGACGACCCAGCGGGCCTCTACGAAAACAGAACGACCACCGATTTAACAAACGCTTATCTCCGATTCCGATTTAAGGGCAAGGCCCCCAATCTTCATGGTCTGGGCAGCCAGGTGGCGCTATATTACCAAGGGCAGCTCCAAAAAAAGTATTTTACGCCTTACCGTGGTTACCTTTCCACTATGGAACAGGTCTTACACTTTGGTCTTGGTCCAAATTCCGAAATCGATAGTGCGAAAGTCATTTGGCCGGACGGAAAAGTGCAGCGCCTCGAATCATTATCGGTAAACCAAGAAGTGGAACTGAAATACTCGGAAGCCCAAAAGTCCGAAATTCCTGACAATCCCTCGCAAAAACGTACTCTATTGGCAAAAACGGATAGTATCGGCCTGGATTTCAAACATACCGAAAATGACTTTGCGGACTATAGAATCCAACCTTTACTCCCACACATGCATTCCCGTAACGGTCCCGGGCTTGCGGTAGCCGATGTCAACGGCGATGGCCTCGAAGACCTTCTTGCCGGCGGGGCGTTGAACCAGTCAACTGCCCTGATGATTCAAAAAGAAGACGGAACTTTTAGGGCCGACTCGCTGACCGACCGCAACCACGAGGATATGGCCGCACTATTCTTCGATGCGGACAATGACGGCGACCAAGACCTCTACGTGGTCAGCGGCGGAACGTCAAAATCCGTCGATGACATTTCCTACCAAGACAGGATGTACCGGAACGATGGATACGGAAAATTCGAAAAGGTGCCCGCACTACCGGAACTTTATGAAAGCGGTTCGGTGGTCACGGCATCCGATTACGACAAGGATGGAGATCTCGATTTGTTCGTAGGCGGTCGAGTACGGCCCGGGGAATACCCCCTAACCCCGAAAAGCATTCTCCTAAAAAATTTTAGTACCAAAGACCAAATATATTTTGAAAGGGACAATCAGCCCATAGGGGCTACCTTTACAGAACTTGGAATGGTCACCGCGGCGCTTTGGACCGATTTTAACGATGATTCATGGCAGGACCTTATTGTCGTAGGCGAATTTATGGCCATTCGATTTTTTCGCAACGACCGTGGAAAACTGTCCGAGATAACGGACAGCACGGGACTCAAAAACACACACGGCTGGTGGAACAGCATCAACTCCGGCGATTTTGATAACGATGGTGACACCGATTATATTCTAGGAAACCTCGGTCTTAACAGCCGATATATGGCCACCCCTGAGGAACCTCTCTGTATCTATGCCAGCGATTTCGATAAAAATGGAAAGATTGATCCGGTTATGTGCCGCTATATTGACGGCAAAAACTATATAGCCCATTCCCGCAACGACCTAATCGACCAGGTCAGCGCAATGAAAGGGCGCTTCCGTACCTACTCCGACTACGCGAACGCTACCTTCGAAGAATCGTTTACCAAAGATGAAATCGCCAGTGCACAAGTCTTCAAGAGCGAAACCTTCGCCAATTCGTACCTTGAAAATTTGGGCGACGGCCAGTTCGAACTTTCCGAACTGCCCAGAAGCGCACAGATAGCCCCAATGTACGGTTCTCTGGTCGGCGATTACAATGGTGACAATAACCTCGATATACTGGCCGTCGGCAATTTTTACAGCGGTGAAGTCTTTTCAGGGCGCTATGATGCCTCGATCGGATGGCTGCTAGCGGGCAACGGCAAAGGAGGTTTTGAGTCCGTTGACGTATTGCTAAGCGGATTCTCGGTCTTAGGGGATGCAAAGGGATTGGTGCGCCTTGTGACCCCCGAAAAGGAACTGACGATCATCGGTATCAACGATGGACAACTGAAGACCTTTTCCCGTTCCCTAAAAAACGAATGGTATCGAATGAAACCCAACGAAGTGTCCGTTTTAATAGAATTTAAGAACGGAAGACGGCAAAAAACGGAGTTCCCGTACGGTACGAGCTACCTATCGCAATCGACCCGTACCCTATCGATTCCTCCGGATGCGGTATCCGTAAAAGTTATGGACATAAGAGGAAAGCAAATTGAAATAAGATCAGCACAATGA
- a CDS encoding VCBS repeat-containing protein has protein sequence MKRWTVHIVLLFSMALIGGCGHNASERFQRLDASRTGIAFENTIEENDSINVLDYMNIYTGAGVAVGDIDNDGLTDVYFSGNSVSGRLYRNKGNMEFEDITDNAGLLNDRWGTGATMVDIDQDGYLDIYVCVSGSAKEPERANLLYINNGDNTFTEKAKAYGLADTRQSMHAAFFDYDKDNDLDMYLLVNQAAYEYEVNVSRPKVLDGSSITNDRLYRNDGNGKFTDVTLDAGILVEGYGLGVGVSDINGDDWPDLYISNDFIGNDILYINQKDGTFVDKISEQLQHTSYAGMGNDVADINNDGKPDIMVLDMRPEDNKRQKLIISPTGYDRFQLMLDAGYDPQYSRNTLQINQGGGRFSEIGFLAGVSSTDWSWSALFADYDNDGRKDLYVTNGFLRDLGNLDYINYQEIYNNPLGDIEAKTRQKLASITELPKADLPNYAYRNTGGMAFEKVSESWGLDTPSCSNGAAYADLDNDGDLDLLVNNVNQPAFVYQNMEERLKDHHFLRLKLVGKPQNRNGIGAKLKLSAADTAQYYQHYLSRGYESSVDPIIHFGLGQHQKVDTLEVTWPDGSYQTLTGVFADQLLTLRQLESTLLDFPYNNQPKNTLFKELKDSLDPDFRHREDDFVDFRVQPILPHLHSRNGPGIAVADVNADGRDDFFIGGAAGQSGQLFLQRPDGEFESQKWVVDPEYEDMGSLFFDADGDGDNDLYVVSGGVVAPNDPKVYQDRLYLNDGSGRFALSDALPETTASGSCVTANDFDKDGDLDLFVGGRVQPGAYPLPATSYLLENVSDPNVDRPRFSDIGSSIPGWENLTMVTSALWTDYDNDGWTDLIVMGEFMPITIYHNENGKLVFQDDIPGLNKTEGWWNSINGGDFDRDGDMDYILGNLGLNSKYRASAEEPLCIYASDYDKNGQIDPVLCYYIDGENHLAHSRDEVIGQIRAMGSRFKTYESYSETSFERAFLPEELEATYVVKSHNFANSYLENLGNGSFALRDLPIGLQVAPIQGSTVSDFDLDGNLDLLLTGNSYATEAATGRYDAFLGAFAKGKGDGTFLNMPWETSGFVNQMDASGLALLKGANGGYKVLSANNDANLKLFTTELTSEPDRWITVESDTQFAEIELKDGEIYKKEFYYGSGYLSQSSRSIRISENIEQIRCIDTKGKVKTVYSNNADQ, from the coding sequence ATGAAACGTTGGACTGTACATATCGTGCTTTTGTTTTCTATGGCCCTGATCGGGGGCTGCGGCCACAACGCATCTGAACGCTTTCAACGGCTCGATGCCTCAAGAACAGGTATAGCCTTTGAGAATACCATCGAAGAGAACGACAGTATCAACGTTCTAGATTACATGAACATTTACACAGGTGCCGGCGTCGCGGTGGGGGACATTGACAATGACGGACTTACCGATGTGTATTTCAGTGGCAATAGCGTCTCCGGAAGGCTGTACCGCAACAAGGGAAATATGGAGTTCGAGGACATTACCGACAATGCTGGACTGTTAAATGATCGTTGGGGCACGGGAGCGACTATGGTAGACATCGATCAGGACGGTTATCTCGATATCTATGTATGTGTATCCGGCAGTGCCAAGGAGCCGGAACGCGCGAACCTGCTCTATATCAACAACGGCGACAATACCTTTACCGAAAAAGCGAAAGCCTATGGACTTGCCGACACCCGTCAAAGCATGCACGCCGCTTTTTTCGATTATGACAAAGACAATGATCTTGACATGTATCTTTTGGTCAACCAGGCCGCCTACGAGTACGAGGTGAACGTAAGCCGCCCGAAAGTGCTCGATGGCTCCTCGATTACGAACGACCGTCTGTACCGCAACGACGGTAACGGAAAATTTACGGACGTTACCTTGGATGCCGGAATTCTTGTGGAAGGCTATGGTCTTGGAGTAGGCGTATCCGATATTAACGGGGACGATTGGCCCGACCTTTATATTTCCAATGATTTTATTGGAAACGACATCTTGTACATCAACCAAAAGGACGGTACTTTCGTGGATAAAATTTCTGAACAGCTGCAGCACACCTCCTACGCAGGAATGGGTAATGACGTGGCCGATATCAATAACGACGGGAAGCCCGACATCATGGTACTCGATATGCGGCCGGAAGACAACAAGAGGCAAAAGCTAATCATCTCCCCCACGGGCTACGACCGCTTTCAGCTGATGCTCGACGCGGGATATGACCCTCAGTACAGCCGAAATACCCTGCAGATCAATCAAGGTGGCGGCCGTTTCAGTGAAATCGGATTTCTGGCTGGCGTAAGCAGCACCGATTGGAGCTGGAGCGCGTTGTTCGCGGACTACGACAACGATGGCCGTAAAGACCTGTACGTTACGAACGGCTTCCTGAGGGACCTCGGTAACCTGGACTATATCAATTACCAGGAAATCTATAACAACCCCTTGGGCGATATCGAGGCCAAGACCCGGCAAAAACTCGCCTCGATCACGGAACTGCCCAAGGCAGACCTGCCCAATTACGCGTACCGGAATACCGGCGGTATGGCCTTCGAAAAGGTTTCGGAAAGTTGGGGCCTGGATACGCCCAGTTGTTCGAACGGGGCCGCCTATGCCGACCTTGACAACGACGGCGATCTCGATCTGCTCGTCAACAATGTGAACCAGCCCGCCTTTGTCTATCAAAACATGGAAGAAAGGCTCAAGGACCATCATTTTTTACGCTTAAAGCTGGTCGGGAAACCCCAAAACCGCAACGGGATCGGTGCCAAGCTTAAACTAAGCGCGGCGGACACCGCACAATACTACCAGCATTATCTGAGCCGGGGCTACGAATCGAGCGTTGACCCGATCATCCATTTCGGGCTGGGACAGCATCAGAAGGTCGATACTCTTGAAGTCACATGGCCCGACGGTAGTTATCAAACTTTGACCGGGGTTTTCGCCGACCAACTTTTGACCCTCCGCCAATTGGAGAGTACATTGCTCGATTTCCCCTACAACAATCAGCCTAAAAATACCCTTTTCAAGGAGCTAAAGGACAGTCTGGATCCTGATTTCCGACATCGTGAAGACGACTTTGTCGACTTTAGGGTACAGCCCATCCTTCCCCACTTGCACTCCCGAAACGGACCGGGCATAGCGGTGGCCGATGTCAATGCAGACGGACGGGATGATTTCTTCATCGGCGGTGCGGCAGGTCAATCGGGACAGCTTTTTTTGCAAAGGCCGGATGGGGAATTTGAGTCCCAAAAATGGGTCGTCGACCCGGAGTACGAGGATATGGGCTCCCTTTTTTTCGATGCCGATGGAGATGGAGATAACGACCTTTACGTGGTCAGCGGGGGCGTTGTCGCACCGAACGACCCTAAAGTATATCAAGACCGCCTGTACCTCAACGACGGTTCCGGTCGATTTGCCCTGTCCGATGCGCTTCCTGAAACCACTGCCAGCGGATCTTGCGTTACGGCCAATGATTTTGATAAGGATGGCGATCTTGATCTATTTGTGGGTGGCCGTGTGCAGCCCGGCGCCTACCCCCTTCCTGCCACTAGTTACTTGTTGGAAAATGTTTCCGATCCGAATGTGGACCGACCCCGGTTTTCCGACATCGGAAGTTCTATACCCGGCTGGGAAAACCTGACCATGGTCACCTCCGCCCTCTGGACGGACTACGACAACGACGGGTGGACCGACTTGATTGTCATGGGCGAATTCATGCCGATTACCATTTACCACAATGAGAATGGAAAACTGGTATTTCAGGATGACATTCCGGGACTAAATAAGACCGAAGGCTGGTGGAACAGCATCAACGGCGGCGATTTCGATCGGGATGGCGACATGGACTATATTTTGGGAAATTTGGGACTTAATTCCAAATACCGCGCCTCGGCAGAAGAACCCCTGTGTATCTATGCCTCAGATTATGACAAGAACGGACAAATCGATCCCGTACTATGCTATTATATCGACGGAGAGAACCACTTGGCACATTCAAGGGACGAGGTTATCGGACAGATAAGGGCCATGGGAAGCCGATTTAAAACCTATGAGTCGTACTCGGAGACCTCATTTGAAAGGGCTTTTCTGCCTGAAGAACTGGAAGCCACCTATGTGGTCAAAAGTCATAATTTCGCCAACAGCTATTTAGAAAATCTAGGGAACGGAAGCTTTGCGCTTCGCGATTTACCCATAGGATTGCAGGTAGCCCCAATCCAGGGCAGCACCGTCTCGGATTTCGACCTGGATGGAAACCTCGATCTTCTCCTTACCGGAAATTCATACGCGACCGAAGCCGCTACAGGCCGTTATGATGCCTTTTTGGGCGCATTTGCAAAAGGGAAAGGCGACGGCACGTTCTTGAATATGCCATGGGAGACCAGTGGCTTTGTCAATCAGATGGATGCCAGCGGTCTGGCCTTGTTGAAAGGTGCAAACGGAGGCTATAAGGTTTTGTCCGCCAACAATGACGCGAACTTGAAGTTATTTACGACCGAATTGACATCTGAACCGGACCGGTGGATTACTGTGGAGTCAGACACTCAATTTGCCGAAATCGAACTGAAAGACGGCGAAATCTATAAAAAGGAGTTCTATTACGGTTCCGGTTATCTTTCCCAAAGCAGCCGAAGCATACGAATCAGCGAAAATATAGAGCAAATTCGGTGTATCGATACCAAAGGAAAAGTAAAAACGGTATATTCGAATAACGCCGATCAATAA
- a CDS encoding serine hydrolase domain-containing protein: protein MKKTAIILFLSLLTLNLAGQTKPRQTAAPLSKASPESVGMSPERLDRIDVMLQNAIAEDQVPGAVALIARNGKIVFHKAYGMADNQENKEMEKDAIFRIASQTKAITSTAVMMLWEEGKFRLDDPISKYIPDFGEAQILDTFNEADTTYTVKPAKDQISIRDLLTHTSGLGYGVIDGDQRFQKIYAKAGVTDLFTTEDIAIAESVKKLAKLPLHHNPGDAYVYSEGLDVLGYFVEVVSGLPFDEFLRTRLFEPLGMDDTWFYLPEGKHKRLVSVQRFETGEWEKYPKTFYDTDYPIKGAKRFFSGGAGLSSTAEDYATFLQMYLNNGELNGKRILSRTTVQSIMSDQTKGLWGGGLKHYGLAFGVVTGEGQDAGGIGSTGTFDWGGYFNTQYFADPKEQVIGILMKQTQGDVSDETGWKFRQMVFAAVDD from the coding sequence ATGAAAAAAACCGCCATCATCCTCTTTCTGTCCCTTTTGACCCTAAACCTTGCCGGCCAAACAAAACCCCGCCAAACCGCGGCGCCACTTTCGAAAGCATCGCCGGAGAGCGTAGGCATGTCACCCGAACGACTCGATAGAATAGATGTCATGCTCCAGAATGCGATAGCGGAAGACCAGGTGCCGGGCGCGGTGGCCCTGATTGCACGGAACGGGAAAATCGTCTTTCATAAGGCTTATGGTATGGCTGACAATCAAGAGAACAAGGAAATGGAAAAGGATGCCATCTTTCGGATCGCTTCACAGACCAAGGCCATAACCTCCACCGCCGTGATGATGCTCTGGGAAGAAGGGAAATTTCGATTGGACGACCCCATTTCAAAGTACATTCCCGATTTCGGGGAAGCACAGATCCTCGACACGTTCAATGAAGCCGATACCACCTACACCGTGAAACCCGCAAAGGACCAAATAAGCATTCGAGATCTGCTTACCCATACTTCCGGATTAGGGTATGGCGTTATCGACGGGGATCAGCGTTTCCAGAAAATCTATGCCAAGGCCGGGGTTACTGATCTGTTCACGACCGAGGACATTGCTATCGCCGAAAGCGTCAAAAAACTGGCGAAGCTTCCCTTGCACCACAATCCAGGCGACGCCTATGTTTACAGCGAAGGCTTGGATGTGCTGGGCTATTTCGTGGAGGTGGTTTCCGGTCTTCCTTTCGACGAATTTCTAAGAACCCGCCTGTTCGAACCCTTGGGTATGGACGACACTTGGTTCTATCTTCCCGAGGGAAAACACAAGCGACTGGTGTCAGTGCAGCGGTTCGAGACCGGAGAATGGGAGAAATATCCCAAAACCTTTTACGACACCGATTACCCAATCAAAGGGGCCAAACGCTTTTTCTCGGGCGGAGCGGGACTTTCAAGTACAGCGGAAGACTATGCGACCTTTTTGCAAATGTACCTCAACAACGGCGAACTTAACGGAAAACGCATCTTGAGCCGAACCACCGTACAAAGCATTATGAGCGACCAGACAAAGGGACTGTGGGGAGGTGGACTCAAGCACTACGGACTGGCCTTCGGCGTGGTCACTGGCGAAGGACAGGATGCCGGGGGTATCGGAAGTACCGGCACCTTTGATTGGGGCGGTTATTTTAATACCCAATATTTTGCGGACCCGAAAGAACAGGTTATCGGCATTTTGATGAAGCAGACCCAAGGCGATGTTTCCGATGAAACGGGATGGAAGTTCCGGCAGATGGTGTTTGCGGCTGTAGACGATTAG
- a CDS encoding NAD(P)/FAD-dependent oxidoreductase, giving the protein MENEQVDVLIIGAGPSGAVSAAYLHNQGFQIKVVEKSKFPRFVIGESLLPRCMEHFEEVGLLDALKQQNFEVKGGARFMRGEKMCNFDFSNKYTDGWDWTWQVPRADFDKTLTDTLEGWGVAIAFEQEVVAVEFDGSESITTIKDAEGGLSTVSAKFIVDSSGHGRVLPRLLNLDMPSKITKNSSIFTHVKDEKRPEGREGTIITFDIVSRETWLWVIPFSNGYTSIGFVGPTDYLESFEGSTTEKLQEMMKLSDYYFDRFEGIGYEFEPRMLKNIAKSVKKLYGDGFVLTGNSAEFLDPVFSSGVTFATESSLTAAKLITRQLNGETVDWEVDYTEHMKAGVAVFSTYVKEWYTGNLQTIFFDSNENPDIKAQICSVLAGYVWDRTNPFVKNHHRLVKTVARVAELEKGH; this is encoded by the coding sequence ATGGAAAACGAGCAAGTAGATGTACTGATTATCGGCGCAGGGCCTTCGGGAGCGGTTTCCGCGGCTTATCTCCACAATCAGGGCTTTCAGATCAAGGTCGTGGAAAAAAGCAAATTTCCGAGGTTTGTTATCGGAGAAAGCCTTTTGCCCCGCTGTATGGAGCATTTTGAGGAAGTCGGGCTATTGGATGCCTTAAAGCAACAAAATTTCGAGGTAAAGGGAGGGGCCCGATTTATGAGGGGCGAGAAAATGTGCAATTTCGATTTCAGCAATAAATATACGGATGGATGGGATTGGACTTGGCAGGTGCCGCGGGCGGATTTTGATAAAACCTTGACGGATACCTTGGAAGGATGGGGCGTAGCTATCGCTTTTGAACAGGAAGTCGTCGCGGTGGAATTCGACGGAAGCGAATCGATCACCACTATTAAGGATGCCGAGGGCGGACTTTCGACCGTTTCTGCCAAGTTCATCGTAGATTCCAGCGGGCATGGACGGGTGCTCCCCCGATTGTTGAATCTCGATATGCCTTCCAAAATTACCAAAAACTCCTCAATTTTCACTCATGTCAAGGATGAAAAACGTCCGGAAGGGCGGGAGGGTACCATCATCACATTCGATATCGTTAGTCGGGAGACCTGGCTTTGGGTCATTCCTTTTTCCAACGGTTATACTAGTATCGGCTTCGTTGGCCCTACCGATTATCTCGAATCTTTCGAGGGCAGTACCACCGAAAAGCTTCAGGAAATGATGAAGCTATCGGATTACTATTTCGATCGTTTTGAGGGAATCGGCTACGAATTTGAACCCCGAATGCTCAAGAACATCGCCAAATCGGTCAAAAAACTTTATGGAGACGGCTTCGTACTGACCGGAAACAGTGCGGAATTTTTGGATCCCGTGTTTTCGTCCGGGGTAACTTTTGCCACCGAATCCTCTTTGACGGCCGCCAAATTGATCACCCGACAATTGAATGGTGAAACCGTCGACTGGGAGGTCGATTACACCGAACACATGAAAGCGGGGGTAGCGGTCTTCTCCACCTACGTGAAGGAATGGTACACGGGAAATCTACAGACCATTTTTTTTGACAGCAACGAAAACCCCGACATCAAGGCGCAGATTTGCTCAGTACTAGCGGGATATGTCTGGGACCGGACGAACCCATTCGTGAAGAACCATCATCGTCTGGTCAAGACCGTTGCCCGAGTGGCGGAATTGGAGAAAGGGCATTAA